One genomic segment of Nothobranchius furzeri strain GRZ-AD chromosome 10, NfurGRZ-RIMD1, whole genome shotgun sequence includes these proteins:
- the LOC139072085 gene encoding spectrin alpha chain, non-erythrocytic 1-like — translation MTCCGINCTNRASKESPLHFFRKDLIGVQNLLKKHQALQAEITGHEPRIKAVTQKGETMVEEGRAGHFAGEEVKTKLWELHGRWDTLKAKASQRRQDLEDSLQAQQYFADANEAESWMREKEPIVGSPD, via the exons atgacttgctgtggtattaattgcactaatagagcgtccaaggagtctccacttcattttttca ggaaggacctgattggtgtccagaacctgctgaagaagcaccaggctctgcaggctgagatcacaggtcatgaacctcgcatcaaggctgtcacccagaaaggagagaccatggtggaggagggtagagcag gtcacttcgctggtgaggaagtgaagactaaactgtgggagcttcatggacgttgggacacgctgaaggccaaggcgtcccagaggaggcaggacctggaggactctctgcaggcccagcagtactttgcggatgctaatgaggccgagtcctggatgagggagaaggagcccatcgttggaagtccagactaa
- the LOC129159761 gene encoding spectrin alpha chain, non-erythrocytic 1-like, protein MSDLSAYGSSIQALKEQAQSCRDLKANESRLRDINKVASELESEGLMAEEAPMVQAQQQEHLGSAPGKDEADSNTASPWKTVRLGVQTTANFNSIKVRGSSSLPV, encoded by the exons atgtcggacctgtcggcttacggcagcagcatccaggccctgaaggagcaggcccagtcctgcagg gacctgaaggccaacgagtcccgcctgagggacatcaacaaggtggcatctgaactggagtcagaaggtctgatggctgaggaggctcctatggttcaggctcag caacaagaacatctgggttctgctcctggaaag gatgaagccgactctaacacggcgtcaccctggaag accgtacggttgggcgttcagacgacggctaactttaattccatcaaggtaagaggaagctcttcccttcctgtctga